Part of the Syntrophales bacterium genome is shown below.
ATGGCCGGGTATATCGTGTACACACGCCCCGATTCTTTTAAGACGTACCCTGCCGCCCTCAAAAAATCATTGAGGGAACCTTTGATCTCGTGTCTGGCCACAGCCTTCTGGTAATCGGGATTGATTCTGCCGGAATTGAGCCCTCTATAGGGGGGATTGAAAATCACCACATCGAAGGACTGGGAAGCGAAAAAGGTCTCGATCTCCCTGATGTCTCCCTGGCGAATACTGACCTTATCCTCCAGGTTGTTCATCCCCACGCTTCGTCTGGCCATGTCAACCAGTTCTTCCTGGATTTCAACGCCAACTATTTTCCCATATTCCCATCGCCCCCATTGCCTGGCCAGGATCAAGGAGATAATTCCGCTGCCGGCCCCCATGTCGAGGACATGTTCTCTCTCTTTCAAACAGACAAAATGGGCTAAGAGAAGGGCATCGAGGGAAAAACGGTATCCCTTTTCTTTCTGAATTATCTTGAGCTGCCCCCCGA
Proteins encoded:
- a CDS encoding tRNA1(Val) (adenine(37)-N6)-methyltransferase, which produces MEESITIRPTRQNVAGDRLKGSPLTPLKGETVDGILGGQLKIIQKEKGYRFSLDALLLAHFVCLKEREHVLDMGAGSGIISLILARQWGRWEYGKIVGVEIQEELVDMARRSVGMNNLEDKVSIRQGDIREIETFFASQSFDVVIFNPPYRGLNSGRINPDYQKAVARHEIKGSLNDFLRAAGYVLKESGRVYTIYPAIRMVELLFQMRTNRLEPKKLRLVHANCFSKGEFILVEGIKGAGEELEILPPLVIYEENGRYSEAMSCLFKDVSAFP